In a single window of the Mauremys reevesii isolate NIE-2019 linkage group 3, ASM1616193v1, whole genome shotgun sequence genome:
- the BTBD3 gene encoding BTB/POZ domain-containing protein 3 isoform X1: MVDDKGKNMKCLTFFLMLPETVKNRSKKSSKKGNSSSSSSSSKLPPVCYEIITLKTKKKKKMAADIFPRKKPANTNTTAVQQYHQQNLNNNNTIPAPNWQGLYPTIRERNAVMFNNDLMADVHFVVGPPGGTQRLPGHKYVLAVGSSVFHAMFYGELAEDKDEIRIPDVEPAAFLAMLKYIYCDEIDLAADTVLATLYAAKKYIVPHLARACVNFLETSLSAKNACVLLSQSCLFEEPDLTQRCWEVIDAQAELALKSEGFCDIDFQTLESILRRETLNAKEIVVFEAALNWAEVECQRQDLPVSIENKRKVLGKALYLIRIPTMALDDFANGAAQSGVLTLNETNDIFLWYTAAKKPELEFVSNARKGLVPQRCHRFQSCAYRSNQWRYRGRCDSIQFAVDKRVFIAGFGLYGSSCGSAEYSAKIELKRQGVILGQNLSKYFSDGSSNTFPVWFEYPVQIEPDTFYTASVILDGNELSYFGQEGMTEVQCGKVTVQFQCSSDSTNGTGVQGGQIPELIFYA, translated from the exons ATGGTAGATGACAAGGGAAAGAACATGAAATGTCTCACCTTCTTCTTGATGCTTCCAGAGACAGTCAAGAACAGGTCCAAGAAAAGCTCTAAGAAaggaaatagcagcagcagcagcagcagcagcaagttgcCTCCAGTTTGCTATGAAATCATTACCTTGAAGaccaaaaagaagaagaagatggCTGCTGATATTTTTCCCAGAAAGAAACCAGCCAACACTAATACAACTGCTGTCCAGCAATACCACCAACAAAacctcaacaacaacaacactatCCCTGCCCCCAATTGGCAAGGGCTTTATCCCACCATCCGAGAGAG AAATGCAGTGATGTTCAACAATGACTTGATGGCAGATGTTCATTTTGTGGTTGGGCCACCAGGTGGGACCCAGCGGTTGCCAGGACACAAa TACGTCTTAGCTGTTGGGAGCTCTGTATTCCATGCAATGTTTTACGGAGAGCTTGCTGAGGACAAAGATGAAATTCGTATACCAGATGTTGAGCCTGCTGCTTTTCTCGCTATGCTGAA ATACATCTATTGTGATGAAATTGACTTAGCTGCTGATACCGTGCTGGCCACTCTTTATGCTGCCAAGAAGTACATCGTTCCTCATCTTGCCCGAGCATGTGTCAACTTCCTAGAGACGAGCCTAAGTGCAAAGAATGCCTGTGTGCTgctctcccagagctgcttattTGAGGAACCTGACCTGACCCAGCGCTGCTGGGAAGTGATTgatgctcaagcagagctagcttTGAAATCGGAGGGGTTCTGCGATATTGATTTTCAGACGCTTGAAAGCATCCTCCGAAGGGAGACGCTGAATGCCAAAGAAATTGTTGTTTTCGAAGCTGCGCTTAACTGGGCTGAAGTTGAGTGTCAACGACAAGATTTACCTGTTAGCATAGAAAATAAACGCAAGGTCCTAGGGAAAGCTCTCTACCTGATTCGCATCCCTACCATGGCACTCGACGACTTTGCAAATGGTGCTGCTCAGTCCGGGGTGCTGACTCTCAATGAAACCAATGATATCTTCCTTTGGTATACAGCTGCCAAAAAGCCAGAGTTAGAGTTTGTGAGCAATGCCAGAAAAGGCCTTGTCCCCCAGCGTTGCCACCGCTTCCAGTCTTGCGCCTACCGCAGCAACCAGTGGCGCTACAGGGGTCGGTGTGACAGCATCCAGTTTGCTGTTGATAAGAGAGTTTTCATTGCTGGCTTTGGGCTGTATGGGTCTAGCTGTGGATCAGCAGAATATAGTGCAAAGATCGAACTTAAACGCCAAGGTGTTATCCTAGGCCAGAACTTGAGCAAGTACTTCTCAGATGGATCTAGCAACACTTTCCCAGTGTGGTTTGAGTATCCAGTGCAGATTGAGCCTGATACCTTTTATACAGCTAGTGTGATACTGGATGGCAATGAACTAAGCTATTTTGGACAAGAAGGAATGACTGAAGTTCAGTGTGGGAAGGTAACTGTTCAATTCCAGTGCTCTTCAGACAGTACTAATGGCACTGGAGTGCAGGGAGGGCAGATCCCAGAACTCATATTCTACGCCTGA
- the BTBD3 gene encoding BTB/POZ domain-containing protein 3 isoform X2 codes for MAADIFPRKKPANTNTTAVQQYHQQNLNNNNTIPAPNWQGLYPTIRERNAVMFNNDLMADVHFVVGPPGGTQRLPGHKYVLAVGSSVFHAMFYGELAEDKDEIRIPDVEPAAFLAMLKYIYCDEIDLAADTVLATLYAAKKYIVPHLARACVNFLETSLSAKNACVLLSQSCLFEEPDLTQRCWEVIDAQAELALKSEGFCDIDFQTLESILRRETLNAKEIVVFEAALNWAEVECQRQDLPVSIENKRKVLGKALYLIRIPTMALDDFANGAAQSGVLTLNETNDIFLWYTAAKKPELEFVSNARKGLVPQRCHRFQSCAYRSNQWRYRGRCDSIQFAVDKRVFIAGFGLYGSSCGSAEYSAKIELKRQGVILGQNLSKYFSDGSSNTFPVWFEYPVQIEPDTFYTASVILDGNELSYFGQEGMTEVQCGKVTVQFQCSSDSTNGTGVQGGQIPELIFYA; via the exons atggCTGCTGATATTTTTCCCAGAAAGAAACCAGCCAACACTAATACAACTGCTGTCCAGCAATACCACCAACAAAacctcaacaacaacaacactatCCCTGCCCCCAATTGGCAAGGGCTTTATCCCACCATCCGAGAGAG AAATGCAGTGATGTTCAACAATGACTTGATGGCAGATGTTCATTTTGTGGTTGGGCCACCAGGTGGGACCCAGCGGTTGCCAGGACACAAa TACGTCTTAGCTGTTGGGAGCTCTGTATTCCATGCAATGTTTTACGGAGAGCTTGCTGAGGACAAAGATGAAATTCGTATACCAGATGTTGAGCCTGCTGCTTTTCTCGCTATGCTGAA ATACATCTATTGTGATGAAATTGACTTAGCTGCTGATACCGTGCTGGCCACTCTTTATGCTGCCAAGAAGTACATCGTTCCTCATCTTGCCCGAGCATGTGTCAACTTCCTAGAGACGAGCCTAAGTGCAAAGAATGCCTGTGTGCTgctctcccagagctgcttattTGAGGAACCTGACCTGACCCAGCGCTGCTGGGAAGTGATTgatgctcaagcagagctagcttTGAAATCGGAGGGGTTCTGCGATATTGATTTTCAGACGCTTGAAAGCATCCTCCGAAGGGAGACGCTGAATGCCAAAGAAATTGTTGTTTTCGAAGCTGCGCTTAACTGGGCTGAAGTTGAGTGTCAACGACAAGATTTACCTGTTAGCATAGAAAATAAACGCAAGGTCCTAGGGAAAGCTCTCTACCTGATTCGCATCCCTACCATGGCACTCGACGACTTTGCAAATGGTGCTGCTCAGTCCGGGGTGCTGACTCTCAATGAAACCAATGATATCTTCCTTTGGTATACAGCTGCCAAAAAGCCAGAGTTAGAGTTTGTGAGCAATGCCAGAAAAGGCCTTGTCCCCCAGCGTTGCCACCGCTTCCAGTCTTGCGCCTACCGCAGCAACCAGTGGCGCTACAGGGGTCGGTGTGACAGCATCCAGTTTGCTGTTGATAAGAGAGTTTTCATTGCTGGCTTTGGGCTGTATGGGTCTAGCTGTGGATCAGCAGAATATAGTGCAAAGATCGAACTTAAACGCCAAGGTGTTATCCTAGGCCAGAACTTGAGCAAGTACTTCTCAGATGGATCTAGCAACACTTTCCCAGTGTGGTTTGAGTATCCAGTGCAGATTGAGCCTGATACCTTTTATACAGCTAGTGTGATACTGGATGGCAATGAACTAAGCTATTTTGGACAAGAAGGAATGACTGAAGTTCAGTGTGGGAAGGTAACTGTTCAATTCCAGTGCTCTTCAGACAGTACTAATGGCACTGGAGTGCAGGGAGGGCAGATCCCAGAACTCATATTCTACGCCTGA